The Coregonus clupeaformis isolate EN_2021a chromosome 3, ASM2061545v1, whole genome shotgun sequence genome includes a region encoding these proteins:
- the LOC121538850 gene encoding transmembrane emp24 domain-containing protein 9 — MVAVKMRSCVLSLLLLNVYYTVVSSLYFHIGETEKKCFIEEIPDETMIIGNYRTQLYDKQKEEYLPATQGLGMFVEVKDPDEKVILSRQYGSEGRFTFTSHTPGEHQICLHSNSSKFALFAGGMLRVHLDIQVGEHTNNYAEIAAKDKLTELQLRVRQLVEQVDQIQKEQNYQRYREERFRQTSESTNQRVLWWSIVQTLILVAIGFWQMRHLKSFFEAKKLV; from the exons ATGGTGGCAGTCAAAATGCGTTCTTGTGTGTTGTCACTTTTACTTTTGAATGTTTATTACACCGTCGTCTCCTCGCTGTACTTTCACATCGGGGAGACTGAGAAGAAATGCTTTATAGAGGAAATTCCGGATGAAACGATGATCATCG gaaaCTATCGTACACAATTGTACGACAAACAGAAAGAAGAGTACCTTCCTGCCACACAGGGTCTGGGGATGTTTGTTGAGGTTAAAGACCCTGATGAGAAG GTGATCCTGTCTCGTCAGTACGGCTCGGAGGGAAGATTCACCTTCACCTCTCACACCCCAGGAGAACATCAGATCTGCCTTCACTCCAACTCCTCCAAGTTTGCCCTCTTTGCTGGAGGAATGCTT AGAGTTCACTtggacatccaagtgggagagcACACCAATAACTATGCAGAGATTGCAGCCAAAGACAAGCTGACAGAGCTGCAGCTGAGAGTGAGACAGCTGGTGGAGCAGGTGGACCAGATCCAGAAGGAGCAGAACTATCAGAGG TACCGTGAGGAGCGCTTCAGGCAGACCAGTGAGAGCACCAACCAGAGGGTTCTGTGGTGGTCCATCGTTCAGACATTGATCCTGGTGGCCATTGGCTTCTGGCAGATGAGACACCTCAAGAGTTTCTTCGAGGCCAAGAAATTAGTGTAG
- the b4galt7 gene encoding beta-1,4-galactosyltransferase 7 isoform X2, translating to MMYSSRRKPVLYFKEDRRFWSGKCTVYKLFGLCMVLVLVSLLWLQLSCTGDMSRVVVDDGRLLHQPCPLERRASAADNPSWGLHKLALLIPFRERFEELLVFVPFMHTFLNNKKILHKIFVINQMDHYRFNRASLINVGYMESGNDTDYIAMHDVDLLPLNEALDYGFPEEGPFHVASPELHPLYHYKTYVGGILLLTKQHYHMCNGMSNRFWGWGREDDEFYRRLRTAGLQLFRPRGIKTGYETFRHIHDPAWRKRDQKRMAAQKQVDPEGGLTNLQYKVESRHELTISGAPVTVLNTKLECDTDKTPWCLLN from the exons ATGATGTATTCATCAAGAAGAAAACCAGTCCTCTATTTCAAAGAAGACAGACG ATTCTGGTCTGGGAAATGCACAGTTTACAAACTCTTTGGTCTGTGTATGGTGCTGGTACTGGTCTCCCTCCTATGGCTCCAACTAAGCTGTACAGGAGACATGAGCCGGGTTGTAGTGGATGACGGACGCCTCCTCCATCAGCCCTGTCCGCTGGAGAGACGGGCATCCGCTGCGGACAACCCTTCCTGGGGTCTTCACAAGCTGGCCCTCCTGATACCTTTCCGGGAGAGGTTTGAGGAGCTGCTGGTGTTTGTCCCCTTCATGCACACCTTCTTGAACAACAAGAAAATACTGCATAAGATCTTCGTAATCAACCAGATGGATCACTATCG GTTCAACAGAGCCTCTCTCATTAACGTTGGTTACATGGAGAGTGGTAACGACACTGATTACATCGCCATGCACGATGTGGACTTGTTACCTCTGAATGAAGCTCTGGACTATGGATTCCCAGAGGAGGGTCCTTTCCACGTGGCCTCACCAGAACTACACCCCCTCTATCACTACAAGACATACGTGGGAGGAATCCTGCTGCTCACCAAACAGCATTATCACATG TGCAACGGCATGTCCAACCGGTTctggggatgggggagagaggacgaTGAATTCTACAGGAGACTAAGAACTGCTGGATTACAG CTCTTCAGACCCAGGGGGATAAAAACAGGGTATGAAACCTTTCGCCACATCCATGACCCTGCCTGGAGGAAGAGAGACCAGAAGAGAATGGCTGCACAGAAACAG GTTGACCCTGAGGGCGGGTTGACTAACTTGCAGTACAAGGTGGAGTCGAGACACGAGCTGACTATTAGTGGAGCCCCTGTCACTGTCCTCAACACCAAACTGGAGTGTGACACGGACAAGACTCCCTGGTGTCTGCTGAACTAA
- the b4galt7 gene encoding beta-1,4-galactosyltransferase 7 isoform X1, with protein MMYSSRRKPVLYFKEDRRFWSGKCTVYKLFGLCMVLVLVSLLWLQLSCTGDMSRVVVDDGRLLHQPCPLERRASAADNPSWGLHKLALLIPFRERFEELLVFVPFMHTFLNNKKILHKIFVINQMDHYRFNRASLINVGYMESGNDTDYIAMHDVDLLPLNEALDYGFPEEGPFHVASPELHPLYHYKTYVGGILLLTKQHYHMCNGMSNRFWGWGREDDEFYRRLRTAGLQLFRPRGIKTGYETFRHIHDPAWRKRDQKRMAAQKQEQFKVDPEGGLTNLQYKVESRHELTISGAPVTVLNTKLECDTDKTPWCLLN; from the exons ATGATGTATTCATCAAGAAGAAAACCAGTCCTCTATTTCAAAGAAGACAGACG ATTCTGGTCTGGGAAATGCACAGTTTACAAACTCTTTGGTCTGTGTATGGTGCTGGTACTGGTCTCCCTCCTATGGCTCCAACTAAGCTGTACAGGAGACATGAGCCGGGTTGTAGTGGATGACGGACGCCTCCTCCATCAGCCCTGTCCGCTGGAGAGACGGGCATCCGCTGCGGACAACCCTTCCTGGGGTCTTCACAAGCTGGCCCTCCTGATACCTTTCCGGGAGAGGTTTGAGGAGCTGCTGGTGTTTGTCCCCTTCATGCACACCTTCTTGAACAACAAGAAAATACTGCATAAGATCTTCGTAATCAACCAGATGGATCACTATCG GTTCAACAGAGCCTCTCTCATTAACGTTGGTTACATGGAGAGTGGTAACGACACTGATTACATCGCCATGCACGATGTGGACTTGTTACCTCTGAATGAAGCTCTGGACTATGGATTCCCAGAGGAGGGTCCTTTCCACGTGGCCTCACCAGAACTACACCCCCTCTATCACTACAAGACATACGTGGGAGGAATCCTGCTGCTCACCAAACAGCATTATCACATG TGCAACGGCATGTCCAACCGGTTctggggatgggggagagaggacgaTGAATTCTACAGGAGACTAAGAACTGCTGGATTACAG CTCTTCAGACCCAGGGGGATAAAAACAGGGTATGAAACCTTTCGCCACATCCATGACCCTGCCTGGAGGAAGAGAGACCAGAAGAGAATGGCTGCACAGAAACAG GAACAATTCAAGGTTGACCCTGAGGGCGGGTTGACTAACTTGCAGTACAAGGTGGAGTCGAGACACGAGCTGACTATTAGTGGAGCCCCTGTCACTGTCCTCAACACCAAACTGGAGTGTGACACGGACAAGACTCCCTGGTGTCTGCTGAACTAA